From the genome of Strigops habroptila isolate Jane chromosome 17, bStrHab1.2.pri, whole genome shotgun sequence, one region includes:
- the LOC115616370 gene encoding olfactory receptor 14J1-like, whose product MSNGSSITHFLLLPFADTRELQLWHFWLFLGIFLTALLGNGLIIIIIACDQHLHTPMYFFLLNLSVLDLGSISTIVPKSMANSLRDTRAISYAGCAAQVFLFPFFAVAEFYLLSVMSYDRYVAICKPLHYGTLLGSRACVHMAAATWGTGFLNALLHTASTFSLPLCQGNAVEQFFCEIPQILKLSCSHSYLREVGLLAVGFSLALLCFVFIVGSYVQIFRAVLRIPSEQGRHKAFATCLPHLFVLSLLLSTGTFANLKPPSISSRSLDLLVSVLYSVVPPAVNPLIYSMKNQELRDAVRKLVTGCVSAATHCLLSSAKGS is encoded by the coding sequence ATGTCCAacggcagctccatcacccacttcctcctcctgccattcgcAGACACacgggagctgcagctctggcacttctggctcttcctgggcatctTCCTCACTGCGCTCCTAGGCAACGgcctcatcatcatcattatagCCTGtgaccagcacctccacaccccgatgtacttcttcctgctcaaccTCTCTGTTCTTGATCTTGGCTCTATCTCCACCAttgtccccaaatccatggccaaTTCCCTCCGGGACACCAGGGCCATCTCCTATGCAGGATGTGCTGCACAGGTCTTTCTGTTTCCCTTCTTTGCAGTAGCAGAATTTTATCTGCTCTCAGTCATGTCCTACGACCGCTAcgtggccatctgcaagcccctgcactacgggaccctcctgggcagcagagcttgtgtccacatggcagcagctacctggggcactgggtttctcaatgctctgctgcacacagccagtACATTTTCACTACCCCTCTGCCaaggcaatgctgtggagcagttcttctgtgaaatccccCAGATtctcaagctctcctgctcacattcCTACCTCAGGGAAGTTGGGCTTCTTGCAGTTGGCTTCTCTTTAGCACTTTTGTGTTTCGTTTTCATTGTGGGGTCCTATGTGCAGATCTTCAGGGCCGTGCTGaggatcccctctgagcagggacgACACAAAGCCTTTGCCACATGTCTCCCTCACCTGTTTGTGCTCTCCCTGCTTCTCAGCACTGGCACATTTGCCAACCTTAAGCCCCCCTCCATTTCCTCCCGATCCCTGGATCTGCTGGTGTCAGTGCTGTACTCAgtggtgcctccagcagtgaacCCCCTCATCTACAGCATGAAGAACCAGGAGCTCAGGGATGCTGTGAGGAAGCTGGTGACtggatgtgtttcagcagccacacactgcctgctttcctctgcaaagggctCCTAG